From the genome of Naumannella halotolerans, one region includes:
- the ilvC gene encoding ketol-acid reductoisomerase has translation MFYDTDADLAAIADRSVAVLGFGSQGHAHALSLRDSGVDVRVGLPEGSRSRAKAEEQGLRVLTPAEACAEADVIMVLVPDHKQRQLYTEAIEPNLNEGDALFFSHGFNIRFGYIKPPANVDVAMVAPKGPGHLVRREYNEGRGVPVLVAVEQDATGHAWELALAYAKAIGGLRAGGIKTTFTEETETDLFGEQAVLCGGASQLIMAGFETLTEAGYQPEVAYFECLHELKLIVDLMYEGGIAKQRWSISDTAEYGDYVSGPRVIDAQVKENMKGVLADIQSGAFAQRFIDDQDAGAPEFKKLRSEGETHPIEKTGKELRELMAWVKSHDDDYVEGTAAR, from the coding sequence ATGTTCTACGACACCGACGCCGACCTGGCCGCGATCGCCGATCGGAGTGTGGCGGTCCTCGGTTTCGGTTCCCAGGGTCACGCACACGCGTTGTCCCTGCGTGATTCCGGTGTCGACGTCCGGGTGGGGCTTCCCGAGGGAAGCCGCAGCCGGGCCAAGGCCGAGGAGCAGGGCCTGCGGGTGCTCACCCCGGCCGAGGCCTGCGCCGAGGCCGACGTGATCATGGTGCTGGTTCCCGATCACAAGCAGCGCCAGCTCTACACCGAGGCGATCGAGCCGAACCTGAACGAGGGTGATGCGCTGTTCTTCAGCCACGGCTTCAACATCCGCTTCGGCTACATCAAGCCCCCGGCCAATGTCGACGTGGCCATGGTGGCACCGAAGGGCCCCGGCCACCTGGTCCGTCGTGAGTACAACGAGGGTCGCGGTGTGCCGGTGCTGGTCGCGGTGGAGCAGGACGCCACCGGTCACGCCTGGGAGCTTGCCCTGGCCTACGCCAAGGCGATCGGTGGTCTGCGTGCCGGCGGTATCAAGACCACCTTCACCGAGGAGACCGAGACCGACCTCTTCGGTGAGCAGGCCGTCCTCTGTGGCGGTGCCTCGCAGTTGATCATGGCCGGTTTCGAAACCCTGACCGAGGCCGGTTACCAGCCGGAGGTCGCCTACTTCGAGTGTCTGCACGAGCTGAAGCTGATCGTCGACCTGATGTACGAGGGCGGCATCGCCAAGCAGCGTTGGTCGATCTCCGACACCGCCGAGTACGGGGACTACGTCTCCGGCCCGCGGGTGATCGACGCCCAGGTGAAGGAGAACATGAAGGGTGTTTTGGCCGACATCCAGAGCGGCGCCTTCGCGCAGCGGTTCATCGACGACCAGGACGCCGGTGCACCGGAGTTCAAGAAGCTGCGTTCGGAGGGGGAGACCCACCCGATCGAGAAGACCGGCAAGGAACTGCGCGAGCTGATGGCCTGGGTGAAGAGCCACGACGACGACTACGTCGAGGGTACGGCCGCCCGCTGA
- a CDS encoding DUF1707 SHOCT-like domain-containing protein, which translates to MAGGEMRIGHAERDAVVDDLRNAAAEGRLTLEELDQRLEAALEARTLSDLDPLVADLPVSPPSRRFDPRSAQPVAARPSLPRPAGLDPRDRLRLDGGMSTVRRTGYWEIPPFLRIESGMGSVILDCLQARPLAPVIDIEMIPGAGTVKIIVPDGWAANTDRLSSAWGTAASAVSTTPAPHSPILVLHGGVGMGTLKIRNATGRERRRLERTRLPGEPGRRELPG; encoded by the coding sequence ATGGCTGGCGGAGAGATGCGGATCGGGCACGCCGAGCGTGACGCGGTCGTCGACGACCTGCGGAACGCTGCGGCGGAGGGGCGGCTGACGCTGGAGGAACTCGACCAGCGTCTGGAGGCCGCACTGGAGGCGCGCACGCTGTCCGATCTGGACCCGCTGGTCGCCGATCTGCCGGTGAGCCCGCCCTCGCGACGCTTCGATCCCCGCAGTGCACAGCCGGTGGCCGCTCGTCCGTCCCTGCCGCGACCGGCCGGGTTGGACCCGCGAGACCGGCTGCGACTCGACGGCGGTATGTCGACGGTCCGGCGGACCGGGTACTGGGAGATCCCGCCGTTCCTCCGGATCGAATCCGGGATGGGATCGGTGATTCTCGACTGCCTGCAGGCCCGCCCGCTGGCCCCGGTGATCGACATCGAGATGATTCCCGGGGCGGGCACGGTGAAGATCATCGTGCCCGACGGCTGGGCGGCCAACACCGATCGGCTGTCCTCGGCATGGGGTACGGCGGCGAGCGCGGTGTCCACGACGCCGGCACCCCACTCACCGATCCTGGTCCTCCACGGTGGTGTGGGGATGGGGACGCTGAAGATCCGCAATGCCACCGGCCGGGAACGCCGCCGGCTCGAGCGCACGCGGCTGCCGGGCGAACCGGGTCGCCGGGAACTGCCGGGCTGA
- a CDS encoding branched-chain amino acid aminotransferase: protein MSLVFDVSANPQAASAADREQILANPGFGTNFTDHMAKTVWTSDGGWGDAAIVPYGPIQLDPAAAVLHYAQEIFEGLKAYRHADGSIWLFRPDQNAQRLQRSAARLALPALSVEDFIGSITALVEVDQDWVPSGGETSLYLRPFMFASEAFLGVRPSKEVTYLLIASPAGAYFSGGVKPVSIWITDTYSRAGRGGTGAAKCGGNYASSLLAQTEAASRGCDQVLFADSVEGKWLEELGGMNVYLVTNAGELITPELNGNILEGVTRDSILQLAADAGLTPVERKVSIEELLRGVGDGAIREVFACGTAAVVTPIGSFKDLAGEYTVGAGEVGEVTAAIRQQLLDIQYGRAEDRYDWMQRIV from the coding sequence ATGAGCTTGGTTTTCGATGTCTCGGCCAACCCGCAGGCGGCTTCGGCCGCCGATCGGGAACAGATCTTGGCCAATCCCGGTTTCGGCACGAACTTCACCGATCACATGGCGAAGACCGTGTGGACCTCCGACGGAGGCTGGGGTGATGCGGCGATTGTGCCCTACGGCCCGATTCAGCTCGATCCGGCAGCCGCGGTACTGCACTACGCCCAGGAGATCTTCGAGGGCTTGAAGGCCTACCGGCACGCCGACGGTTCGATCTGGCTCTTCCGGCCCGATCAGAACGCCCAGCGGCTGCAGCGTTCGGCGGCGCGGCTGGCCCTGCCGGCGCTGTCGGTGGAGGACTTCATCGGCAGCATCACCGCTCTGGTCGAGGTCGACCAGGACTGGGTCCCCTCCGGTGGCGAGACCTCGCTCTACCTGCGCCCCTTCATGTTCGCCTCCGAGGCCTTCCTCGGCGTGCGCCCGTCGAAGGAGGTCACCTACCTGCTGATCGCCAGCCCGGCCGGTGCCTACTTCTCCGGCGGGGTGAAGCCGGTCAGCATCTGGATCACCGACACCTACAGCCGGGCCGGCCGCGGCGGCACCGGCGCCGCCAAATGTGGTGGCAACTATGCCTCCAGCCTGTTGGCGCAGACCGAGGCTGCCTCACGCGGTTGTGATCAGGTGCTGTTCGCCGATTCCGTCGAGGGCAAGTGGCTGGAGGAACTGGGTGGGATGAACGTCTACCTGGTCACCAATGCCGGTGAGTTGATCACCCCCGAACTGAACGGCAACATCCTCGAAGGCGTCACCCGGGACTCGATCCTGCAGCTGGCCGCCGATGCCGGCCTCACCCCGGTCGAGCGGAAGGTCTCGATCGAGGAGCTGCTGCGTGGAGTGGGTGACGGCGCGATCCGTGAGGTCTTCGCCTGCGGCACTGCTGCGGTGGTCACCCCGATCGGGTCGTTCAAGGATCTGGCAGGGGAGTACACCGTCGGCGCCGGTGAGGTCGGCGAGGTGACCGCGGCGATCCGGCAGCAGTTGCTCGACATTCAGTACGGCCGGGCCGAGGACCGGTACGACTGGATGCAGCGCATCGTCTGA
- a CDS encoding 3-isopropylmalate dehydrogenase, whose protein sequence is MAEATLAVIGGDGIGPEVTAEAVKVIEAVTGPGVFDRVDYDLGATRWQRTGEVLPDSVMAELDTADAILLGAVGAAPGATDVPSGLLERGLLLKLRFAFDHYVNLRPSKLYPGSVSPLADPGEIDFVVVREGTEGLYCGNGGVVRAGTPNEIATEVSVNTALGVERVVRDAFARAVARRGKLTLVHKHNVLVNAGGLWRRIFEQVAAEFPGVQTDYLHVDAATIFLATDPSRFDVIVTDNLFGDIITDLAAAVTGGIGLACSGNVNPEGTHPSMFEPVHGSAPDIAGRQIADPTAAILSGALLLEHLGRSAEAEEINKAVIADLADRRPGTTRRTAEVGDAIAAAVG, encoded by the coding sequence ATGGCTGAGGCAACCCTGGCAGTGATCGGCGGCGACGGCATCGGACCGGAGGTGACCGCCGAAGCGGTCAAGGTGATCGAGGCCGTGACCGGACCCGGAGTCTTCGATCGGGTCGACTACGACCTCGGCGCGACCCGCTGGCAACGGACCGGTGAGGTGCTGCCGGACTCGGTGATGGCCGAACTGGACACCGCCGACGCGATCCTGCTGGGCGCCGTGGGGGCCGCGCCGGGGGCCACCGACGTACCCAGTGGGTTGCTCGAACGCGGGCTGCTGCTGAAGCTGCGCTTCGCCTTCGACCACTACGTCAACCTGCGCCCGTCCAAGCTCTACCCCGGCAGTGTCAGTCCGCTCGCCGATCCCGGTGAGATCGACTTCGTCGTCGTCCGCGAAGGCACCGAGGGTCTCTACTGCGGCAACGGCGGTGTGGTCCGCGCCGGTACGCCGAACGAGATCGCCACCGAAGTCAGTGTGAACACCGCACTCGGTGTCGAGCGTGTGGTACGCGACGCATTCGCCCGGGCCGTCGCCCGTCGCGGCAAGCTCACCTTGGTGCACAAGCACAATGTGCTGGTGAACGCCGGTGGCTTGTGGCGCCGGATCTTCGAGCAGGTCGCCGCCGAGTTCCCCGGTGTCCAGACCGACTACCTGCATGTCGACGCGGCCACCATCTTCCTGGCCACCGACCCGTCCCGGTTCGACGTGATCGTCACCGACAACCTCTTCGGCGACATCATCACCGACCTGGCCGCGGCGGTCACCGGTGGCATCGGCCTGGCCTGCAGCGGCAACGTCAATCCCGAGGGCACCCATCCCTCGATGTTCGAACCGGTGCACGGTTCGGCCCCCGACATCGCGGGGCGGCAGATCGCCGACCCGACCGCGGCGATCCTCTCCGGGGCGCTGCTGCTGGAGCACCTCGGGCGCAGCGCCGAGGCCGAGGAGATCAACAAGGCCGTGATCGCCGATCTGGCCGATCGTCGCCCCGGTACCACCCGCCGTACCGCCGAGGTGGGCGACGCGATCGCTGCCGCCGTCGGTTGA
- a CDS encoding APC family permease — MTAETASTEESDTPLKRVLGPKLLLLFIVGDILGTGIYALVGDVAAEVGGAAWVPFLIAFAVAFVTAFSYLELVTKYPQAAGAALYVHKAFGIHFLTFMVAFTVMCSGITSASTASRAFASNLASGLNIDEPSSGMIIGVALGFMLLVAAINMRGVAESVGANVVLTLIELSGLLMVILIGFYAIVGGNADWSQVIAFDTAEDKSTFLAVTGATSLAFFAMVGFEDSVNMAEECKEPSRIFPKIMLTGLSITAIIYVLVSIAAVALVPVGDLSNPDLDPPLVQVVAAGAPQIPADAILPFISMFAVANSALINMMMASRLLYGLARQGVLPPVLAKVLPGRKTPYVSIIFTTVVSFGLIIYVSSASSNAVSILGGTTSLLLLAVFAVVNVAVLVLRKDKVEHSHFTTWTGAALVGALACAFLVTPVSGRDPQQYLVAGGLLLLGVLLSIPMYLYRRSKGIGPGPDDPSEIPPHMIP, encoded by the coding sequence ATGACAGCAGAGACGGCGAGCACCGAGGAGTCCGACACCCCGCTCAAGCGGGTACTGGGGCCGAAACTCCTCCTGCTCTTCATCGTCGGCGACATCCTCGGCACCGGCATCTACGCCTTGGTCGGTGATGTCGCAGCCGAGGTCGGCGGCGCCGCCTGGGTGCCGTTCCTGATCGCCTTCGCCGTGGCCTTCGTCACCGCCTTCTCCTACCTGGAATTGGTCACCAAGTATCCCCAGGCGGCCGGGGCGGCGTTGTACGTGCACAAGGCCTTCGGGATCCATTTCCTGACCTTCATGGTGGCCTTCACCGTGATGTGTTCGGGTATCACCTCGGCCTCCACCGCCTCGCGGGCATTCGCCTCCAACCTCGCCTCCGGCCTGAACATCGACGAACCGTCCTCGGGCATGATCATCGGGGTGGCGCTGGGCTTCATGCTGCTGGTGGCGGCGATCAACATGCGCGGCGTCGCCGAGAGCGTGGGCGCCAACGTGGTGCTGACGCTGATCGAGCTGTCCGGTCTGTTGATGGTGATCCTGATCGGCTTCTACGCCATCGTCGGCGGCAATGCCGACTGGTCACAGGTGATCGCCTTCGACACCGCCGAGGACAAGTCGACCTTCCTCGCCGTGACCGGTGCGACCTCCCTGGCCTTCTTCGCGATGGTCGGCTTCGAGGACTCGGTGAACATGGCCGAGGAGTGCAAGGAACCGTCCCGGATCTTCCCCAAGATCATGCTCACCGGGCTTTCCATCACCGCGATCATCTATGTCCTGGTGTCGATCGCCGCGGTCGCGCTGGTCCCGGTCGGTGACCTCTCCAACCCCGATCTCGATCCGCCGCTGGTGCAGGTGGTCGCCGCCGGCGCGCCGCAGATCCCGGCCGATGCGATCCTGCCGTTCATCTCCATGTTCGCGGTGGCCAACTCGGCACTGATCAACATGATGATGGCCAGCCGGTTGCTCTACGGACTGGCCCGCCAGGGGGTGTTGCCGCCGGTGCTGGCGAAGGTGCTGCCGGGCCGCAAGACCCCCTACGTCTCGATCATCTTCACCACCGTGGTCTCCTTCGGCCTGATCATCTACGTCTCCAGCGCCAGCAGCAACGCGGTCTCCATCCTCGGCGGTACGACCTCCTTGCTGTTGCTCGCCGTCTTCGCGGTGGTGAACGTGGCGGTCCTGGTGCTGCGCAAGGACAAGGTCGAACACAGCCACTTCACCACCTGGACCGGTGCAGCACTGGTCGGCGCTCTCGCCTGCGCATTCCTGGTCACACCCGTCTCCGGACGCGATCCGCAGCAGTACCTGGTGGCCGGCGGGTTGCTGCTGTTGGGTGTGTTGCTGTCGATCCCGATGTATCTGTACCGGCGCTCGAAGGGCATCGGACCGGGGCCGGACGATCCGTCGGAGATCCCGCCGCACATGATCCCCTGA
- a CDS encoding O-methyltransferase → MSYDPEVPDLVRRALRSSLQHGYVHATRTETGRLLAALAATRTGTIAECGTGCGVGSAWLRSGAPRRTRVITAELDATLAAGAAETFATDDIDVLQADWTDLSEHAPFSLLFVDAASAKQADRDLLIELVEPGGLIVLDDLQPAPGWPPMVDGRVDVARQEWLADPRLAAVDVLVADDTSVVIATRRDLAEARESEESD, encoded by the coding sequence GTGAGCTATGACCCGGAGGTTCCCGATCTGGTCCGTCGTGCCCTGCGGTCGTCCCTGCAGCACGGGTACGTCCACGCGACCCGGACCGAGACCGGGCGGCTGCTGGCGGCCCTGGCCGCGACCCGGACCGGGACCATCGCCGAGTGCGGCACCGGGTGCGGTGTGGGCTCGGCCTGGTTGCGCAGCGGGGCACCCCGCCGGACCCGTGTGATCACCGCCGAACTCGATGCCACCTTGGCCGCCGGCGCGGCCGAGACCTTTGCCACCGACGACATCGACGTCCTGCAGGCCGATTGGACCGATCTGAGCGAGCATGCGCCCTTCTCGCTGCTCTTCGTCGATGCCGCCTCGGCCAAACAGGCCGATCGCGACCTGTTGATCGAACTGGTCGAACCCGGTGGCCTGATCGTGCTCGACGACCTGCAGCCGGCCCCCGGCTGGCCGCCGATGGTCGACGGCCGGGTGGACGTGGCCCGGCAGGAATGGCTGGCAGATCCGCGACTGGCGGCGGTCGACGTGCTGGTCGCCGATGACACCTCGGTGGTGATCGCCACCCGGCGGGATCTCGCTGAGGCGAGGGAGTCGGAGGAATCCGACTGA
- the cimA gene encoding citramalate synthase, which yields MTNIVDHSTVGLHGRATTAQPGTFHVYDTTLRDGAQQESMRLTVADKLRIAGYLDELGVGWIEGGWPGANPNDTAFFAAAADELNLKNATLVAFGATRRAGVRAAEDPQVQALVDSLASTVCLVAKSHRGHVERALRTTGEENLAMISDTVSFLVDQGRRVFLDCEHFFDGYRLDPDYALEVVRTASRAGAEVVVLCDTNGGMLPSWVHEIVSEVAKLEVPLGVHCHNDTGCAVANTLAAVDAGAIHVQGTINGYGERTGNADLIPVIANLELKYGWELLPEGRLAEATRISNAIAAVTNVVGSPRQPYVGASAFAHKAGLHASAIRIDPNLYQHIDPAVVGNGMRTLVSDMAGRANIQLKGSELGFDLSDRELAATVTDVVKEREARGYSYEAADASFELLLTEYVGERPAEAFTVDHWRIHSGADHTGRTVNEATVKLTANDETHLVVGEGNGPVNALDQALRRGLSMAYPRIADFELVDYKVRILDSTHGTDAITRVMIDTSDGERTWTTVGVGSNIIDASWEALVDSFRYGLLRA from the coding sequence ATGACGAACATCGTGGACCACAGCACCGTGGGCCTGCACGGCCGGGCGACCACCGCCCAGCCGGGTACCTTCCACGTCTACGACACCACGCTGCGCGACGGCGCCCAACAGGAGTCGATGCGACTGACGGTCGCCGACAAACTGCGGATCGCCGGCTATCTCGACGAACTCGGCGTCGGCTGGATCGAGGGCGGCTGGCCGGGTGCCAACCCCAATGACACCGCGTTCTTCGCCGCTGCCGCCGACGAACTCAACCTGAAGAACGCGACCCTGGTCGCCTTCGGGGCGACCCGCCGCGCCGGGGTCCGGGCAGCCGAGGACCCGCAGGTGCAGGCCCTGGTCGACTCCCTGGCCTCGACGGTCTGCCTGGTCGCCAAGAGCCACCGCGGGCATGTGGAACGGGCGCTGCGCACCACCGGCGAGGAGAACCTGGCCATGATCAGCGACACGGTCAGCTTCCTGGTCGACCAGGGGCGCCGGGTCTTCCTCGACTGCGAACACTTCTTCGACGGCTACCGGCTGGATCCCGACTACGCGCTGGAGGTCGTCCGGACGGCCAGCCGGGCCGGGGCCGAGGTGGTGGTCCTGTGTGACACCAATGGCGGGATGCTGCCGTCGTGGGTGCACGAGATCGTCTCCGAGGTGGCGAAGCTCGAGGTGCCGCTCGGGGTGCACTGCCACAACGACACCGGGTGCGCGGTGGCGAACACCCTGGCCGCGGTCGACGCCGGGGCGATCCACGTCCAGGGCACCATCAACGGCTACGGGGAACGGACCGGTAATGCCGACCTGATTCCGGTGATCGCCAACCTGGAACTCAAGTACGGCTGGGAACTGCTGCCCGAGGGTCGACTGGCCGAGGCCACCCGGATCTCCAATGCCATCGCCGCGGTGACCAATGTGGTCGGCTCACCGCGACAGCCCTACGTCGGTGCCTCCGCCTTCGCCCACAAGGCCGGCCTGCACGCCAGTGCGATCAGGATCGACCCGAACCTCTACCAGCACATCGATCCGGCGGTGGTCGGCAACGGGATGCGCACCCTGGTCTCCGACATGGCCGGCCGGGCGAACATCCAGTTGAAGGGCTCCGAGCTGGGTTTCGACCTGTCCGACCGCGAGCTCGCGGCCACGGTCACCGATGTGGTGAAGGAACGCGAGGCCCGCGGCTACTCCTACGAGGCCGCCGACGCCAGCTTCGAGCTGTTGTTGACCGAGTACGTCGGTGAACGGCCCGCCGAGGCCTTCACCGTCGATCACTGGCGGATCCATTCCGGCGCCGACCACACCGGTCGGACGGTGAACGAGGCGACGGTGAAACTGACCGCCAACGACGAGACCCATCTGGTGGTGGGGGAGGGCAACGGCCCGGTGAATGCCCTGGACCAGGCGCTGCGCCGCGGTCTCAGCATGGCCTACCCGCGGATCGCCGACTTCGAACTGGTCGACTACAAGGTACGGATCCTCGATTCCACCCACGGCACCGATGCCATCACCCGGGTGATGATCGACACCAGCGACGGTGAACGGACCTGGACCACCGTGGGCGTCGGGTCCAACATCATCGACGCGTCCTGGGAGGCCCTGGTCGACTCCTTCCGGTACGGTCTGCTGCGCGCCTGA
- a CDS encoding SDR family NAD(P)-dependent oxidoreductase, with protein MSIDHFSRTLPDRPEARFLITGATGGLGYFTAEALAVTGAQVLLGARDAARGRRAAEAIRRRVGRAKVEIVDLDLTDRDSIEGAAVSVGADRLDGLVLNAGTTTPPRTRRTTAEGNEFTLATNVIGHAVLTAKLLPALAATPTASTVPPPRVVGLGSLSTVIVGLAADDLQSQREYRPFRAYGLSKHAMHGLIFELDRRLRREGSGVQALLAHPGYAVDALSPQRPGIVVPRPHERLPIAQGKAAGALPTLQALLDPSLSGGAFLGPRWLTRGPAVPVSAVASSRSESFGSQLFAQLHTWSGGAVGLRP; from the coding sequence GTGAGCATCGACCACTTCTCCCGCACCCTTCCCGATCGTCCGGAGGCCAGGTTCCTGATCACCGGCGCCACCGGTGGCCTCGGCTACTTCACCGCCGAGGCACTGGCCGTCACCGGGGCACAGGTACTCCTGGGAGCCCGGGACGCCGCACGGGGGCGACGGGCCGCCGAAGCGATCCGGCGCCGGGTCGGCCGGGCCAAGGTCGAGATCGTCGACCTCGACCTGACCGACCGTGACTCGATCGAGGGGGCGGCGGTATCGGTCGGTGCCGACCGGCTCGACGGTCTGGTCCTCAACGCCGGTACGACCACCCCGCCGCGGACCCGACGGACGACGGCCGAGGGCAATGAGTTCACCTTGGCCACCAATGTGATCGGTCACGCGGTCCTCACCGCGAAACTGCTGCCCGCGCTGGCTGCCACGCCCACCGCATCGACGGTGCCGCCACCGCGGGTGGTCGGGTTGGGCAGTCTCTCCACCGTGATCGTCGGGCTGGCAGCCGACGATCTGCAGAGTCAGCGCGAGTACCGGCCGTTCCGGGCCTACGGTCTGTCCAAGCATGCGATGCACGGACTGATCTTCGAACTCGACCGGCGCCTGCGCAGGGAAGGCTCCGGGGTCCAGGCATTGCTCGCCCATCCCGGTTATGCCGTCGACGCGCTCAGCCCCCAGCGGCCCGGCATCGTCGTTCCCCGACCCCACGAGCGGTTGCCGATCGCGCAGGGGAAGGCGGCCGGGGCGCTGCCGACGCTGCAGGCACTGCTCGACCCGAGCCTGTCGGGTGGGGCGTTCCTCGGGCCGCGGTGGCTCACCCGCGGGCCGGCCGTGCCGGTGAGCGCGGTGGCCTCCAGCCGTTCGGAGTCCTTCGGCAGCCAGTTGTTCGCGCAGCTGCACACGTGGTCCGGTGGCGCCGTCGGCCTCAGACCGTGA
- a CDS encoding thymidine phosphorylase → MSSSSAEHAVVDLIRAKRDGHTLSADQITWLINAYTDGTVAEEQMSAMAMAIFFNGLDPAELHTWTTAMIETGIRLDFSSLPRPTTDKHSTGGVGDKITLPLAPLVAACGAAVPQLSGRGLGHTGGTLDKLESIPGWRASLSNEEVMAQLTEVGAVVCAAGSGLAPADKKLYALRDVTATVESIPLIASSIMSKKIAEGTGALVLDVKVGSGAFMKTEHDARELAKTLVDIGKRAGVHTVALMTRMDVPLGRTVGNALEVAESVEVLAGGGPADVVELTVALAREMLAGAGIEADPAEALASGRAMDVWQAMIRAQGGDPTAPLPKAAHTEQLRAETDGVVTELDALAVGLAAWRLGAGRARKEDPVQAGAGVEIHARPGDRVRVGDPLLTLHTDTPDRFAAALADLDGGIAIGETAPKERPVVLERIS, encoded by the coding sequence ATGAGTTCCTCGTCTGCCGAGCATGCCGTCGTCGACCTGATCCGCGCCAAGCGGGACGGTCATACCCTGAGCGCCGACCAGATCACCTGGCTGATCAACGCCTACACCGACGGCACGGTTGCCGAGGAGCAGATGTCGGCGATGGCGATGGCGATCTTCTTCAACGGACTGGATCCGGCCGAACTGCACACCTGGACCACTGCGATGATCGAGACCGGTATCCGGTTGGACTTCTCCTCGCTGCCCCGCCCGACCACCGACAAGCACTCCACTGGCGGTGTCGGGGACAAGATCACCCTGCCGTTGGCACCGCTGGTGGCGGCCTGTGGGGCTGCGGTACCTCAGTTGTCCGGACGCGGTCTGGGCCACACCGGTGGCACCTTGGACAAACTCGAGTCGATCCCCGGGTGGCGTGCCTCACTGTCCAACGAGGAGGTGATGGCCCAGCTGACCGAGGTCGGGGCCGTGGTCTGCGCGGCCGGCAGCGGGCTGGCACCGGCGGACAAGAAGCTGTACGCCCTGCGTGATGTCACCGCAACCGTGGAGTCGATCCCGCTGATCGCGTCCTCGATCATGTCCAAGAAGATCGCCGAGGGTACGGGCGCGCTGGTGCTGGACGTGAAGGTCGGCAGCGGGGCGTTCATGAAGACCGAACACGATGCCCGGGAACTGGCGAAGACCCTGGTCGACATCGGCAAGCGGGCCGGGGTGCACACCGTCGCCTTGATGACCCGGATGGATGTCCCCCTGGGACGCACCGTCGGCAATGCCCTCGAAGTGGCCGAGTCGGTGGAGGTGCTCGCCGGCGGCGGTCCGGCCGATGTGGTGGAGCTGACCGTTGCCCTGGCCCGGGAGATGCTCGCCGGCGCCGGAATCGAGGCCGATCCGGCCGAGGCACTGGCCTCCGGCCGGGCGATGGACGTCTGGCAGGCGATGATCCGCGCCCAGGGAGGCGATCCGACCGCGCCCCTGCCGAAGGCCGCCCACACCGAACAGCTACGGGCCGAGACCGACGGGGTGGTCACCGAGCTCGATGCCCTGGCCGTCGGACTGGCTGCCTGGCGTCTGGGGGCCGGGCGGGCACGCAAGGAGGATCCGGTGCAGGCCGGCGCCGGGGTGGAGATCCATGCCCGTCCCGGGGATCGGGTACGGGTGGGCGATCCGCTGCTGACCCTGCACACCGACACCCCGGACCGTTTCGCGGCCGCACTGGCCGATCTCGACGGCGGGATCGCCATCGGCGAGACCGCACCGAAGGAACGGCCGGTCGTCCTGGAACGCATCTCCTGA
- the ilvN gene encoding acetolactate synthase small subunit, translating to MSTPSSEPRSRTLSVLVLNQPGVLARISALFSRRGFNIESLAVGPTEDPAISRITVATKVDDRIMEQLTKQLNKLVEVLKIVELEASAVRRELLLVKVKATPETRGQVLEIVQLFRAKAADVTVDTITVEATGSPEKLEAFLRMLEQYGIKELVQSGLVAVGRGSRSISDRAGRPERARQASA from the coding sequence GTGAGCACCCCGAGCAGCGAGCCCCGCAGTCGTACCCTGAGCGTGCTGGTGCTGAACCAGCCCGGAGTCCTCGCCCGGATCTCCGCGCTCTTCTCCCGACGCGGTTTCAACATCGAATCACTCGCCGTCGGCCCGACCGAGGACCCGGCGATCTCCCGGATCACCGTGGCGACCAAGGTCGACGACCGGATCATGGAGCAGTTGACCAAGCAGCTGAACAAGCTGGTCGAGGTGCTCAAGATCGTCGAACTCGAGGCCAGTGCGGTACGCCGCGAACTCCTTCTGGTGAAGGTGAAGGCGACACCGGAGACCCGGGGACAGGTGCTGGAGATCGTCCAACTGTTCCGGGCCAAGGCCGCCGATGTCACCGTCGACACCATCACTGTCGAGGCCACCGGTTCGCCGGAGAAGCTGGAGGCCTTCCTGCGGATGTTGGAGCAGTACGGCATCAAAGAATTGGTGCAGTCGGGTCTGGTCGCGGTCGGCCGCGGCAGTCGCTCCATCTCCGACCGTGCCGGACGCCCCGAACGGGCCCGGCAGGCCAGCGCGTAG